In Candidatus Cybelea sp., the sequence TTGAGATCGCGACGACGCCTTTGGTGAGCATGCGTGTATATTTCTTGTTTAGCAGCAAATTCGACTGCAGGGCCTTCGTGAAGCTTAGCAAATCGGCCACGGTTGTGTAGCCGCCGCCCGCTGAGGTGCCGCGATAAGGGAGTGTGTCGGTGTTCAACTTCCAAAGATGACCGACTTTCGTATACCCTACGCTCCGATCGGGAACCACTACACTCTCTGGTTCCGATCCGGTCGAAATCATCCCCGCCGGTTCGAAGATACGTTGGCGGACGTAATCGTAGTAACTTTCCCCGCTTGCCTTTTCTATGATGTCCCCTAGTAATATGTAGCCGTAATTGCTGTAGTCGAAGTGGCTTCCAGGACGAAACTTCGGTCCGCGAGTTCCGTACAGACTCACGTAGTCGTCAATCGTTTTCAGGTCGAGCCGGCGTGCATCGAACTCCGGGCCAAAGATATCACCCGTGCCTCCGGTGTGAGTTAGCAGTTCCTGAACGGTGAGCAGGGAGATCTCTTTGTTTGGGTAATCGGTCAGGTATTTTCCGACCGGGTCGTTGAGCCGGATCTTGCCGCTTTGAATAAGTTGCAGGATTGCGACTGCGGTAAACATTTTATTAATCGACCCCATGCGGAAACGGGTCGCATTCAGTACCCCGCGTGCGCGATCTGCGAACCCGTAGGCACTCTCAAAAATAGTCTGTCCTTCCTTGGCGATGAGGACCG encodes:
- a CDS encoding serine hydrolase domain-containing protein → MSDWVWPPYGSDRPNLAPPPTPPPPRIDPKVDALAREWLVRLQSGRIDRSQLSGFAGAKLTPQLESRTANALTRLGTLKSQTYVGSSSSRQDTNYEFIATFPKTSLIWVLQVDRRRKIDGFFFTPLAQKMHLQEQALLAALASELQRDSRSGLFSGAVLIAKEGQTIFESAYGFADRARGVLNATRFRMGSINKMFTAVAILQLIQSGKIRLNDPVGKYLTDYPNKEISLLTVQELLTHTGGTGDIFGPEFDARRLDLKTIDDYVSLYGTRGPKFRPGSHFDYSNYGYILLGDIIEKASGESYYDYVRQRIFEPAGMISTGSEPESVVVPDRSVGYTKVGHLWKLNTDTLPYRGTSAGGGYTTVADLLSFTKALQSNLLLNKKYTRMLTKGVVAISILPDNLRRYAYGFADEQINGQRCFGHNGGAPGMNGSLNVCPSSGYVVAVLANVDPPAADSVAAFVLDRLPLK